A single genomic interval of Coregonus clupeaformis isolate EN_2021a chromosome 36, ASM2061545v1, whole genome shotgun sequence harbors:
- the LOC121552883 gene encoding trans-L-3-hydroxyproline dehydratase, which translates to MELPPHEGPVLSVVDMHTGGEPLRIILSGYPEVKGESVLSKRRYVREHLDYLRRALMFEPRGHYDMYGALVVESEIPEADLGVLFMHNEGYSTMCGHAIIALGRFAVDYKLVQEPRSPETQVNIHCPCGLVKAFVEYSNGKTGGVRFHSVPAFAFATDVIVAVPGHDEVTVDISYGGAFYAFVSAERFGLDINKSKTRDLVDAATAVTNSVKSQVKLHHPTSEDLAFLYGTILTDGKDAYSQEPTANMCVFADAQVDRSPTGSGVTARVALQYHKGLIQLNQTRHFQSGATGSLFTGKAVQETICGDFKAVVVEVAGRAHYTGVASFVQESDDKLKLGFLLK; encoded by the exons ATGGAGCTTCCACCCCACGAAGGACCGGTACTCTCTGTGGTAGACATGCACACAGGTGGAGAGCCTTTGCGCATTATCCTAAGTGGTTACCCGGAGGTAAAGGGCGAGAGTGTGCTATCCAAACGACGCTACGTGAGAGAGCATCTGGACTACCTACGGAGAGCGTTGATGTTCGAACCAAGGGGACACTATGATATGTACGGAGCCCTGGTCGTGGAGAGTGAGATACCTGAAGCCGACTTGGGGGTTCTTTTCATGCACAATGAAGGTTACAGTACCATGTGTGGCCACGCAATCATTGCTCTTGGGAGGTTCGCTGTAGACTACAAACTTGTTCAAGAGCCAAGGTCGCCAGAGACGCAGGTGAATATACACTGTCCATGTGGCCTGGTTAAGGCATTTGTGGAGTACTCCAATGGTAAAACCGGAGGTGTGAGGTTCCACAGTGTTCCAGCGTTTGCATTTGCAACAG ATGTGATTGTAGCTGTGCCTGGGCATGATGAAGTCACTGTTGATATAAGCTACGGAGGAGCATTCTATGCATTTGTAAGTGCAGAGAGATTTGGCCTGGACATCAACAAGTCCAAGACCAGGGATCTGGTGGATGCAGCTACTGCAGTGACCAACTCTGTCAAATCTCAG GTGAAACTGCACCACCCAACCAGTGAGGACCTAGCCTTCCTCTATGGCACCATCCTCACGGACGGAAAAGATGCCTATTCCCAAGAGCCCACTGCTaacatgtgtgtgtttgcagatgCCCAG GTGGACAGAAGCCCTACAGGTTCAGGGGTCACTGCCCGTGTGGCTCTCCAGTACCATAAAGGCCTCATCCAACTCAATCAGACTAGGCACTTCCAGAGCGGGGCCACAGGATCTCTGTTCACTGGCAAAGCAGTTCAG GAAACCATATGTGGAGATTTCAAGGCTGTGGTGGTTGAGGTGGCTGGCAGAGCACACTACACTGGCGTGGCCAGCTTTGTGCAGGAAAGTGACGACAAGCTAAAACTTGGTTTCCTCCTGAAATAA